In one Brevibacillus composti genomic region, the following are encoded:
- a CDS encoding TRAP transporter substrate-binding protein, with the protein MKKKWIGMLTTVGLLGSLLAGCGGAPAAQSGTSGGAPQANTGSGGAATEEYEKATIRLAYNLPQDHHISKGIEDFAKKVEERSGGNVKIQVYPAGQLLSDKEMNQAILTGGVEMGVNSSTLWASVVPAMGIFDVPYAIPTSYELAGKALSGSVGDKLKAEMEKKGAKVLLFADYGYAQFANSARPLKMPADFQGLKIRSIGHIPSVMIQAYGAAPVFMGAGEVYMALQRKTIDGATSGTTAMVQRKYDEVSKYLTISNYAYLEFVLAVNKKYWDNLPAKTQELINTTAKETEEWIRQQAEQEDKATAEQLKEKGMEVYVVPEADLAAWKEAAKPAWDEYVKTAGDLGKELLEEIQNIQ; encoded by the coding sequence GTGAAGAAGAAGTGGATTGGGATGTTGACGACGGTAGGATTATTGGGCAGTTTGCTGGCGGGCTGCGGCGGTGCCCCTGCGGCCCAAAGCGGAACCAGCGGCGGCGCTCCTCAGGCCAATACCGGCTCGGGTGGAGCGGCCACCGAGGAGTACGAAAAGGCGACGATTCGGCTGGCCTACAATCTTCCGCAGGATCACCATATCTCCAAAGGAATTGAAGACTTTGCCAAGAAAGTGGAAGAGCGCTCTGGCGGCAATGTCAAAATTCAGGTATATCCCGCAGGCCAATTGCTCAGCGACAAGGAGATGAACCAGGCGATTTTGACCGGCGGCGTAGAGATGGGCGTCAACTCTTCGACGCTGTGGGCATCGGTCGTCCCGGCCATGGGGATTTTTGACGTTCCCTACGCGATCCCTACCTCGTATGAGTTGGCCGGAAAAGCCCTGTCCGGCTCGGTGGGCGACAAGCTGAAAGCAGAGATGGAGAAAAAAGGAGCCAAGGTCCTGCTGTTTGCCGACTATGGCTATGCCCAGTTTGCCAACAGCGCTCGTCCGTTGAAGATGCCGGCAGACTTCCAAGGCTTGAAAATCCGCAGTATCGGACATATTCCCTCGGTTATGATTCAAGCGTATGGCGCTGCCCCGGTATTCATGGGTGCAGGCGAGGTATACATGGCCCTGCAGCGGAAGACGATTGACGGAGCCACCTCGGGAACGACTGCCATGGTTCAGCGCAAATACGATGAAGTCTCCAAATATTTGACGATCAGCAACTACGCGTATCTGGAGTTCGTGCTCGCCGTCAACAAAAAGTACTGGGACAACCTCCCGGCAAAAACGCAAGAGCTCATCAATACGACCGCAAAGGAAACGGAAGAGTGGATTCGCCAGCAGGCTGAACAGGAAGACAAGGCTACCGCTGAACAATTGAAAGAAAAAGGCATGGAAGTCTACGTCGTACCGGAAGCAGACCTCGCGGCATGGAAGGAAGCGGCCAAGCCTGCTTGGGACGAGTACGTGAAAACGGCTGGCGACTTGGGCAAAGAGCTTCTGGAAGAGATCCAGAACATTCAGTAG
- a CDS encoding TRAP transporter small permease: protein MKLFQILYNGADRLIKWGGMIAGIFIVLTTGMIFFEIVSRFLFNAPTIWATELSIYAIIGSCFLGSAYAVRADAHIKVDLLLHNVSAAARRWMLIVSTVIGILFSVVFTYFSWEHVLSSMELGFTSASLLQIPMYIPEMLLPIGGVLLCLAFLLQLVDYISGQERRNGLVFCRRHGLPHAGRGACGLCARRTGSHRHVFV from the coding sequence ATGAAACTTTTTCAAATTCTGTACAACGGTGCAGATCGCTTAATTAAATGGGGAGGCATGATCGCCGGAATCTTCATCGTTCTGACGACGGGGATGATCTTTTTCGAGATCGTCTCCCGTTTCCTTTTCAATGCCCCCACCATTTGGGCGACCGAGCTGTCCATTTACGCGATTATCGGGAGCTGTTTTCTCGGTTCCGCCTATGCCGTGCGTGCCGACGCCCATATCAAAGTGGATCTGCTCCTGCATAATGTGTCCGCGGCTGCGAGAAGGTGGATGCTGATCGTCTCTACCGTGATCGGCATACTGTTCAGCGTGGTTTTCACCTATTTCAGCTGGGAGCATGTGCTAAGCTCGATGGAGCTGGGCTTCACCTCCGCATCTCTGCTGCAAATTCCGATGTACATCCCGGAAATGCTTCTGCCTATCGGAGGAGTCCTGCTTTGTCTCGCCTTCCTTTTGCAACTGGTTGATTACATTTCCGGGCAGGAAAGGCGTAATGGGTTGGTTTTTTGCAGGCGGCATGGCCTCCCTCATGCTGGTAGGGGTGCCTGTGGCCTTTGCGCTCGCCGTACTGGCAGCCATCGGCATGTATTTGTTTAA
- a CDS encoding TRAP transporter large permease, protein MGWFFAGGMASLMLVGVPVAFALAVLAAIGMYLFNGGALGLSQIPIIAYKALDDFTMSALPMYVLMSQILLFSGVGKELYEMASRWLRHLPGGLALATLVCCGIFAAISGSSVATAVTIGMVAIPEMTARGYEKKTVLGLLAAGGTLGILIPPSVPMIIYGSVTGESVGKLFIAGVLPGILLLLIFMTYAAWKMRHIKEAPATWTERWQGTRKAVWGLMMPVLIIGGIYSGVFTPTEAAAVGVVFSALVAGIVYKSLSWENIKKILLSTVATNAMILFIIVGAMLFGFILTSLQIPQAMTELATSLPVSKWVIFILINILLLILGCFLETVSILVITLPILYPIIMALGFDPIWFAIIMVVNMELALITPPVGLNLFVLKGVDPSSPISTIVRGALPYAVIMILFMILLSVFPWLSVGLIEHVK, encoded by the coding sequence ATGGGTTGGTTTTTTGCAGGCGGCATGGCCTCCCTCATGCTGGTAGGGGTGCCTGTGGCCTTTGCGCTCGCCGTACTGGCAGCCATCGGCATGTATTTGTTTAACGGAGGGGCACTCGGGCTATCGCAGATTCCGATTATTGCCTACAAGGCCCTGGATGACTTCACTATGAGCGCCTTGCCGATGTACGTCCTGATGAGTCAAATCCTATTGTTCAGCGGTGTGGGCAAGGAGCTGTATGAGATGGCCAGCCGGTGGCTGCGCCATCTGCCCGGCGGTTTGGCCTTGGCCACGCTGGTCTGCTGCGGGATATTCGCGGCCATCTCCGGCTCCAGTGTAGCGACGGCGGTGACCATCGGAATGGTTGCCATCCCGGAGATGACGGCCAGGGGCTATGAGAAGAAAACGGTTCTCGGTCTATTGGCGGCGGGCGGCACTTTGGGAATCCTCATTCCGCCCAGTGTGCCGATGATCATCTATGGCTCCGTTACAGGCGAATCGGTCGGCAAGCTGTTTATCGCCGGTGTGCTGCCGGGGATCTTGCTGCTTTTGATCTTTATGACCTATGCCGCCTGGAAGATGCGCCATATCAAGGAGGCGCCGGCAACCTGGACAGAGCGCTGGCAAGGGACCCGCAAAGCCGTATGGGGCCTGATGATGCCAGTCCTGATCATAGGCGGCATCTACTCCGGTGTCTTTACACCGACGGAAGCGGCAGCCGTAGGCGTGGTGTTCAGCGCGCTGGTGGCTGGGATTGTGTATAAGAGCCTGTCGTGGGAGAACATCAAGAAAATACTGCTCTCGACTGTGGCGACCAATGCGATGATTCTGTTTATCATCGTCGGGGCCATGCTGTTTGGCTTTATCCTGACATCGCTGCAGATTCCGCAGGCGATGACAGAGCTGGCCACCAGCCTGCCCGTCTCCAAATGGGTGATCTTCATCCTGATCAACATCCTGCTGCTGATCCTGGGCTGCTTCCTGGAAACCGTGTCGATCCTCGTCATCACGCTGCCGATCCTGTATCCGATCATTATGGCGCTTGGATTCGATCCGATCTGGTTTGCCATCATCATGGTGGTCAACATGGAGCTAGCCTTGATCACGCCGCCAGTTGGGCTCAATCTGTTCGTGCTGAAGGGCGTAGACCCGTCTTCGCCGATTTCCACGATTGTGCGTGGAGCGCTGCCCTATGCCGTCATCATGATCTTGTTTATGATCCTGCTCTCGGTATTCCCCTGGCTGTCAGTCGGCTTGATCGAGCATGTCAAATAG
- the yunB gene encoding sporulation protein YunB: MTGVAVFRPRRRWKNPLSRTKAFFIALVIFLALSIQMLVFIEKRLEPTLKILASQKAEQLAKQAITDAVTKRIAQQGVDFNQIVKIEKDNQGRIQAYQFNFKEYARIVGETTSRVQNKLMEFEEEKVDRYIPLGLATGNSFLAQMGPELPLTFVPIGSVKTMLDTELSEAGINMVLATVYVYVEVDLRIVIPFATDQKTITTKIPITHSLIIGDVPQYLYNNPEGKPDVPRPDEQPMPPRP, from the coding sequence GTGACGGGCGTGGCCGTGTTTCGACCCCGTCGTAGGTGGAAGAACCCTCTATCTCGTACGAAAGCGTTTTTTATTGCGCTGGTGATTTTTTTGGCGCTGAGTATCCAGATGCTGGTGTTTATCGAGAAGCGGCTGGAGCCTACTTTGAAAATTCTCGCCAGTCAAAAAGCGGAGCAGCTGGCCAAACAGGCGATTACCGATGCTGTAACGAAGCGGATCGCTCAGCAAGGCGTCGATTTCAACCAGATCGTCAAAATCGAGAAAGACAATCAAGGCCGAATTCAGGCGTATCAATTCAATTTTAAGGAGTACGCCCGGATAGTGGGAGAGACGACCTCCCGTGTACAAAACAAACTGATGGAGTTTGAGGAAGAGAAAGTAGACCGTTACATTCCGCTCGGTCTCGCGACGGGAAACAGCTTTCTGGCACAGATGGGACCGGAGCTTCCGCTCACCTTTGTCCCGATTGGCTCCGTAAAAACGATGCTGGACACCGAACTGAGCGAGGCGGGCATCAACATGGTCCTGGCGACCGTCTATGTCTACGTGGAAGTCGACTTGCGCATCGTCATTCCGTTCGCGACGGACCAAAAGACGATTACGACGAAAATTCCGATCACACACTCCCTGATTATCGGGGATGTGCCGCAGTACTTGTACAACAATCCCGAAGGAAAACCCGATGTGCCGCGGCCGGATGAACAGCCGATGCCGCCGCGCCCCTAG